From the Paenibacillus tianjinensis genome, the window CGGTTATTGTCATAATGGAACAGCGTCGGCTGGCTGTTGAATACCGACAGGCCGGTCATCGTCTTTGAAGAGAGGGCAGTTAAATACATGATTGGTTTAAAGGATGACCCCGGCTGGCGGGTCGTCGCCAGAGCATGATTGAACTGGTTGGTGCGATAGTTTTTCCCGCCCACCATTGCCTTGATATAGCCGGTGCGGGGATCGATGGATACCAGCGCTGTCTCCAGTTCACTGGCGGCATCCATTTCTTTATCAACGGCCTCCTCAGCAGCCTGCTGCATATCGGGATCAAGGGTGGTATAGACATTCAGTCCGCCAAGCTCCAGCTCATCACTGCTGATATGGAGTGTATCCAGGACAAGCCCGCGCACATAATCACGGAAATAAGGCGCGAGAACGGTGGTATTCTTCTGGCCCTGCGGTTTGAAGCTTAAGGTCTCCTGTGCTGCCGCCCGGGCTTGTACGGCTGTGATGTCACCCACCTCTACCATGGCTGATAAGATGATGCCTTGCCGTTTCTTGGCATTCTCCAGGTGGGTATACGGTGAATAATAGGTGGGCCCTTTAGGAATTCCGGCAAGCATTGCACTCTCTGCCAGAGTAAGATCTGCAGCTGCTTTGCCGAAATACATCCGGGCCGCCGCTTCAATTCCATATGCGCCATGACCATAATAGATTTCATTTAAATACATGTTCAGAATTTCATTTTTGCTGTACTTCATCTCCAGCTGCATCGTGTAAAGGGCTTCCTTTGATTTGCGGGTCCACGTCTTCTCATGGGTAAGATAAAGATTGCGCGCGAGCTGCTGGGTCAGGGTGCTGGCTCCCTGCGTGCGTTTTCCCGCCTCCACATTGGCAAGCACAGCCCGTGCCATTCCTTTCAGGTCAAAACCGGAATGATCATAAAATTTCCGGTCCTCCACGGCCAGGGTAGCCTGGATAAGCTGCGGGGCGATCTGGTTCAGTGCAACAGGGTCCCGGCTGCGTCCGTCCGTGGTAAACGTGGTCAGTACATTACCCCGGGAATCGAGCAGCTTGGAGCGGATATCATCGTCGATCGGCGGAAGCGGTTTGTTGTATAGATAGCCTAGTAGTGCTCCGGCAGCCAGCAGGAACAGTACGGCCATGGCGGCCAGCAGCCGGACCAGCCGGCGGAGGCGGTGTCTCTT encodes:
- a CDS encoding transglycosylase domain-containing protein, whose protein sequence is MPRDSAKPKVKRHRLRRLVRLLAAMAVLFLLAAGALLGYLYNKPLPPIDDDIRSKLLDSRGNVLTTFTTDGRSRDPVALNQIAPQLIQATLAVEDRKFYDHSGFDLKGMARAVLANVEAGKRTQGASTLTQQLARNLYLTHEKTWTRKSKEALYTMQLEMKYSKNEILNMYLNEIYYGHGAYGIEAAARMYFGKAAADLTLAESAMLAGIPKGPTYYSPYTHLENAKKRQGIILSAMVEVGDITAVQARAAAQETLSFKPQGQKNTTVLAPYFRDYVRGLVLDTLHISSDELELGGLNVYTTLDPDMQQAAEEAVDKEMDAASELETALVSIDPRTGYIKAMVGGKNYRTNQFNHALATTRQPGSSFKPIMYLTALSSKTMTGLSVFNSQPTLFHYDNNRKTYQPKNFGDKYLGEINMRQAIAASDNIYAVNTIMKIGADKVAEMAARMGIDSPLQSVPSLALGTSPVSPLEMASAFAVIGGGGIRQPATAILKITDSKGNLIYEAPQDQGEKVVEPAAAYVLTRLMEGVFESGGTGNRVASIIKRPVAGKTGTTDTDGWMVGFTPELSTAVWVGYDKGRDIATSDGRRAAPIFAEFTEKALANVPPKIFPIPDGVVSVYINPQSGKLATAACPEKELETFISGTEPTEYCDQHGTGGETAPAEGSPGTADPGKEEHSLWNDIKRWWMN